The Fibrobacter sp. UWR4 genome contains a region encoding:
- a CDS encoding pyridoxamine kinase: MYKRILTIQDISCFGQCSSTVALPIVSACGIECAVLPSAVLSTHTGRFRGYTFRDLTDDMLPIRDHWVREGIKFDAFYTGYLGSVRQVDIVRDIMRTTGNDGALRIVDPVLADAGKLYAGFDMKFVEAMKRLCAEADVLLPNISEASYLTGIKYTEEYDRAYIEELCKRLCDLGTRCVIMTGIGFREGFTGIAVYEKGELKHYEHKKVSMWCHGTGDIYASAITGSLMRGKSIMDAVKIAADFTLKAIENTVDDAEKHWYGVKFETAIPTLVKSLE, encoded by the coding sequence ATGTATAAGCGAATCCTTACGATTCAGGATATTTCCTGTTTTGGCCAGTGTTCCTCTACGGTGGCCTTGCCTATTGTTTCTGCCTGCGGTATTGAATGTGCCGTGCTCCCTTCTGCGGTGCTTTCCACCCATACGGGCCGTTTCAGAGGGTACACTTTTAGGGACCTTACCGACGACATGCTGCCCATCCGAGATCACTGGGTGAGGGAAGGGATCAAGTTCGACGCCTTCTACACGGGGTACCTGGGAAGTGTACGCCAGGTGGATATTGTCCGCGATATCATGAGGACCACCGGTAACGATGGTGCTCTACGCATCGTGGACCCGGTCCTTGCGGACGCGGGAAAGCTTTATGCGGGTTTTGACATGAAGTTTGTGGAGGCCATGAAGCGACTCTGTGCCGAAGCGGACGTACTTTTGCCCAATATTTCCGAGGCAAGCTACCTGACCGGTATAAAGTATACCGAGGAATATGACCGGGCATATATTGAAGAATTATGCAAGCGCCTGTGTGACCTAGGCACAAGGTGCGTCATCATGACCGGTATCGGATTCCGTGAGGGCTTTACCGGCATCGCCGTTTATGAAAAGGGCGAATTAAAGCACTACGAACACAAGAAAGTGTCCATGTGGTGCCACGGAACCGGGGATATTTACGCTTCCGCCATTACAGGCTCCCTCATGAGGGGGAAATCCATCATGGATGCGGTCAAAATTGCTGCCGATTTTACCCTGAAGGCCATCGAAAATACGGTGGATGATGCGGAAAAGCACTGGTATGGTGTTAAATTTGAAACAGCAATACCTACACTTGTAAAATCCCTGGAATAG
- the glgB gene encoding 1,4-alpha-glucan branching protein GlgB, protein MDWNQFTSLTSDDMQAIWNFSTKDPFSILGIHPLNTDKGVKTVIRTYQPQASFIRGESCDGEFEFDFVKIGDTGFFEAILDKEYEPFFYNLVIRQDDGNEYTLTDPYAFLPVLSDFDRHLIASGTHYELYRKLGANLVEHQGFKGIHFAVWAPNAQAVSVIGSFNSWDGRRHQMRMLGGSGIWEIFIPNLGEGELYRFEIHGADGNLHVKVDPLAKLSEVRPATASITTHLDGYEWGDDLYMYTHYATKVFGSPMNIYEVHAGSWRRDPADPDRFLNWEELADALIPYLKEMGYTHVEFLPLAEHPLDESWGYQVTGYYSPTSRYGTPDQFRKFVDLCHQNEIGVIIDWVPAHFPKDAHALGRFDGTACYEHADPRQGEHPHWGTYIFNLGRNEVKNFLIANAMYWLKEFHCDGLRVDAVASMLYLDYGKGPGEWVPNKDGGNINYDTLEFLKHLNSVMGRLAPHGILIAEESTSFPSITRPPEQGGLGFHYKWNMGWMNDFLSYIQHEPIHRKYHHNSLTFSMVYAYSENFIQVFSHDEVVHGKGSMLGKMPGDNWQKFANLRLTYAFQYAHPGKILNFMGNEFGQFREWNEKRSLDWHLVSWDSHGKVLAMIKDLNHVYKENAPFWEIDHYHTGFEWIWCDDADNSIVSFVRKDDHGNQILCVFNFTPVVRHDYRLGAPTKGKWKEIFNTDAGIYGGSNVGNMGEVWTQDIPWQNREQSLNVQVPPLGAVFFKLEK, encoded by the coding sequence ATGGATTGGAATCAATTTACCAGCTTAACTTCAGACGACATGCAGGCTATCTGGAATTTTTCCACCAAGGATCCTTTTTCGATCCTGGGTATTCACCCGCTGAACACGGACAAGGGCGTAAAGACCGTCATCCGTACCTATCAGCCTCAGGCAAGCTTTATCCGCGGCGAATCCTGCGATGGTGAATTTGAATTTGACTTCGTAAAGATCGGGGATACAGGCTTTTTCGAGGCCATCCTGGACAAGGAGTACGAACCGTTCTTCTATAACCTGGTTATCCGCCAGGACGACGGTAACGAATACACCCTTACCGATCCCTACGCATTCCTGCCGGTACTTTCCGACTTTGACCGTCACCTGATCGCATCCGGCACCCATTACGAACTTTACCGCAAGCTGGGCGCAAACCTGGTAGAACACCAGGGCTTCAAGGGCATCCACTTCGCCGTCTGGGCTCCCAACGCACAGGCTGTATCTGTCATCGGTAGTTTCAACTCCTGGGATGGTCGCCGCCACCAGATGCGCATGCTGGGCGGTTCCGGCATTTGGGAAATCTTTATCCCGAACCTGGGCGAAGGCGAACTTTATCGTTTCGAAATCCATGGCGCCGATGGCAACCTCCACGTAAAGGTGGACCCGCTGGCAAAGCTTTCCGAAGTCCGTCCGGCAACCGCTTCCATTACCACCCACCTGGATGGTTACGAATGGGGCGATGACCTGTACATGTACACCCATTACGCCACCAAGGTCTTCGGCAGCCCCATGAACATCTATGAAGTCCATGCAGGCTCCTGGCGTCGCGATCCCGCAGATCCGGACCGTTTCCTGAACTGGGAAGAACTGGCGGACGCCCTCATTCCCTACCTGAAGGAAATGGGCTACACCCACGTGGAATTCTTGCCCCTGGCAGAGCACCCGCTGGACGAATCCTGGGGTTACCAGGTTACCGGTTACTACTCCCCCACCAGCCGTTACGGCACTCCCGACCAGTTCCGTAAGTTCGTGGACCTTTGCCACCAGAACGAAATCGGCGTGATTATCGACTGGGTTCCCGCCCACTTCCCCAAGGACGCCCATGCTCTCGGCCGCTTTGACGGTACCGCCTGCTATGAACACGCAGACCCCCGCCAGGGCGAACACCCCCACTGGGGCACCTACATCTTTAACCTGGGCCGCAACGAAGTCAAGAACTTCCTCATTGCAAATGCAATGTACTGGCTCAAGGAATTCCACTGCGACGGCCTCCGCGTAGACGCCGTTGCAAGTATGCTGTACCTGGACTACGGTAAGGGCCCCGGCGAATGGGTCCCCAACAAGGACGGCGGCAACATCAACTACGACACCCTGGAATTCCTGAAGCACCTGAATTCTGTGATGGGCCGCCTGGCTCCCCACGGCATCCTCATCGCCGAAGAATCCACCAGCTTCCCCAGCATTACCCGTCCTCCTGAACAGGGCGGCCTGGGTTTCCACTATAAGTGGAACATGGGTTGGATGAACGACTTCCTCAGCTACATCCAGCACGAGCCCATCCATCGTAAGTATCACCACAACAGCCTTACCTTCAGCATGGTGTACGCCTACTCCGAAAACTTCATCCAGGTGTTCAGCCACGACGAAGTTGTCCACGGTAAGGGCTCCATGCTTGGGAAGATGCCTGGCGACAACTGGCAGAAGTTTGCAAACCTCCGTTTGACTTACGCCTTCCAGTACGCACACCCGGGCAAGATCCTGAACTTCATGGGCAACGAATTCGGTCAGTTCCGCGAATGGAACGAAAAGCGTTCTTTGGACTGGCACCTGGTCAGCTGGGATAGCCACGGCAAGGTTCTCGCCATGATCAAGGACCTGAACCATGTCTATAAGGAAAACGCACCCTTCTGGGAAATCGACCATTACCATACCGGTTTCGAATGGATCTGGTGCGACGATGCCGACAACTCCATCGTAAGCTTTGTCCGTAAGGATGACCACGGCAACCAGATTCTCTGCGTCTTCAACTTTACCCCGGTTGTACGTCATGACTACCGTCTGGGCGCACCCACCAAGGGCAAGTGGAAGGAAATCTTCAACACCGACGCAGGCATCTACGGCGGCTCCAACGTGGGCAACATGGGAGAAGTCTGGACTCAGGACATCCCCTGGCAGAATCGCGAACAGAGCTTGAACGTACAGGTCCCGCCCCTGGGCGCTGTCTTCTTCAAGCTGGAGAAGTAA
- a CDS encoding thioesterase family protein produces MMAEENKTWEPLVYTDTFKVTPEMIDDNHHFNNVWSVQWIQDISKDHSEQCGGTALMREMNCGWMIHEQHVVYKNQAFLGDEIKGTTWVDSFSTVVSKRKCKFERVSDGKVIFESETQWVLVDLNRGRPKAITPEMVAHYGTLK; encoded by the coding sequence ATGATGGCTGAAGAGAATAAGACTTGGGAACCTTTGGTTTATACCGATACATTCAAGGTGACTCCCGAAATGATCGACGACAATCATCATTTCAACAATGTCTGGTCCGTCCAGTGGATTCAGGATATTTCCAAGGATCATTCCGAACAGTGCGGCGGTACCGCCCTCATGCGTGAAATGAACTGCGGCTGGATGATTCACGAACAGCACGTCGTCTATAAAAACCAGGCTTTCCTGGGGGATGAAATCAAAGGTACCACTTGGGTGGATTCCTTTAGTACCGTGGTCAGCAAGCGTAAGTGCAAGTTTGAACGTGTCAGTGACGGCAAGGTGATTTTTGAATCCGAGACCCAGTGGGTTCTGGTGGATTTGAATCGTGGCCGCCCCAAGGCCATTACCCCCGAAATGGTGGCTCATTACGGAACCTTGAAGTAA
- a CDS encoding secretin and TonB N-terminal domain-containing protein codes for MKFSTSFRLFVVLFSFICVSVFAQQSQGAAQPLPIPDSVVIKNLNVKNTEIRDLLQGMAVQYGLNLFLAPEVKGPVTVNFNNQPLKDALRVLLQGNGYEYVLDGGVIRVQKPVVKAPEPPKAPEKRFVVEWTKETPDQVRGDKESQVRDDKERLVSGDVSGLLTIDVEDAPLDKVVRKIVEVSGKNILLEQGNSKSVTVFVQNMPFERAVRHLAESSDLSYDDEEGIVTIKKSTWNLGGKNKENSNKFKVRLSSDSLLSIEAVEAPLASLLSEILSQTKLNAMVYGKLDGQVTAHMSGVPVRETLKYLFRGTAYTFWERNGVYFIGPHEMQTADNSLLIKLKHLKAEDVIKLLPSTLTKGTQIQVVKSQNALMAAGSYDVLDAISQYVEKMDLPVAQILIEVLVVDLDLEKGHNHGLNLFFGNAAKSVGSENLFPSVDQTLNSKQLQRVFNGIGLGEIVSIPKDLVTKINAMEQEKILDVKARSQIATLNGETAVLTIGQTQYYMMASEVDYNQGDAVTSKTTQRFEQIEANSNITVTPYVTGEGEITCEIVPDFSEPEGSFSSEVPPTLNKRYVKSSVRLRDGETIVLGGMVKESVSDVHRQVPFLGSIPVIGWLFRNVERVHSKSQLLIFVTPHIYYGSEGSVDVADEIARAKMPLVNDKKVDAKVKEMTAEKTAEKSVEKPAEKAAEGK; via the coding sequence TTGAAATTCTCGACTAGTTTTAGACTTTTTGTAGTCCTTTTTAGCTTTATTTGCGTTTCTGTTTTTGCACAGCAGTCTCAGGGTGCCGCGCAGCCGCTGCCCATTCCAGATTCTGTTGTCATCAAGAATCTGAATGTCAAGAATACCGAAATTCGCGACTTGCTCCAGGGCATGGCTGTTCAGTATGGCCTGAACTTGTTCCTGGCTCCCGAAGTTAAGGGACCTGTAACGGTAAACTTCAATAATCAGCCTTTGAAGGATGCTCTTCGCGTTCTTCTGCAGGGGAACGGCTACGAATATGTGCTGGATGGCGGTGTCATTCGTGTGCAAAAGCCGGTGGTTAAGGCTCCGGAACCGCCCAAGGCTCCCGAAAAACGTTTCGTTGTTGAGTGGACAAAGGAGACCCCGGATCAAGTCCGGGGTGACAAAGAAAGTCAAGTCCGGGATGACAAAGAACGTCTGGTCTCGGGTGACGTCTCTGGTTTGTTGACCATTGATGTGGAAGATGCTCCGCTGGATAAGGTGGTCCGCAAGATTGTGGAAGTTTCTGGCAAGAACATTTTGCTGGAACAGGGCAATTCCAAGTCTGTCACGGTTTTTGTGCAGAACATGCCTTTTGAACGTGCGGTCCGCCACTTGGCAGAATCTTCTGACTTGAGCTATGACGACGAAGAGGGAATTGTCACCATCAAAAAGTCCACATGGAATCTTGGTGGCAAGAACAAGGAAAACAGCAACAAGTTTAAGGTCCGCCTCTCTAGCGATTCTCTTTTATCTATCGAGGCGGTAGAGGCTCCTTTGGCTTCCTTGCTTAGCGAAATTCTTTCCCAGACGAAGCTGAACGCCATGGTCTATGGCAAGCTGGATGGCCAGGTGACTGCCCATATGTCCGGTGTTCCGGTTCGCGAAACGCTCAAGTACTTGTTCCGCGGTACGGCCTATACTTTCTGGGAACGTAATGGTGTGTACTTTATCGGCCCTCACGAAATGCAAACTGCCGATAATTCCTTGTTGATCAAGTTGAAGCATCTCAAGGCCGAAGATGTGATCAAGCTTTTGCCTTCTACATTGACCAAGGGCACCCAGATTCAGGTGGTCAAGTCCCAGAATGCCTTGATGGCTGCCGGTAGCTACGATGTGCTGGATGCTATTTCCCAGTATGTAGAAAAGATGGACTTGCCTGTGGCCCAGATTTTGATTGAGGTCCTGGTGGTTGACTTGGATTTGGAAAAGGGGCATAATCATGGTTTGAATTTGTTCTTTGGTAATGCCGCCAAGAGTGTTGGCTCCGAGAACTTGTTCCCAAGTGTTGACCAGACTTTGAATTCCAAGCAGCTGCAGCGTGTATTCAATGGTATTGGTCTTGGCGAAATTGTCAGCATCCCCAAGGATCTTGTTACAAAGATCAATGCCATGGAGCAGGAAAAGATCCTGGATGTAAAGGCTCGCTCCCAGATTGCAACCTTGAATGGCGAAACCGCAGTGCTTACCATTGGTCAGACCCAGTACTATATGATGGCTTCCGAGGTGGATTACAACCAGGGCGATGCGGTTACTTCCAAGACGACCCAGCGTTTCGAACAGATCGAGGCCAACTCCAACATTACTGTGACTCCCTATGTGACTGGCGAAGGGGAGATTACCTGCGAAATTGTTCCTGATTTTTCTGAACCGGAAGGTAGCTTTAGCAGCGAAGTTCCGCCCACGTTGAACAAGCGTTATGTCAAGTCTTCTGTGCGCCTTCGCGATGGCGAAACCATTGTGCTGGGCGGCATGGTCAAGGAAAGTGTCAGCGATGTTCATAGGCAGGTACCGTTCCTAGGTTCCATTCCCGTGATTGGCTGGTTGTTCCGCAATGTGGAACGTGTTCACAGCAAGAGCCAGCTGCTGATTTTCGTGACGCCCCATATTTACTACGGCTCCGAAGGCAGTGTAGATGTGGCCGACGAAATCGCCCGCGCCAAGATGCCCTTGGTGAACGACAAGAAGGTCGATGCCAAGGTGAAGGAAATGACCGCCGAGAAGACTGCAGAAAAGTCTGTAGAAAAGCCTGCGGAAAAGGCTGCCGAGGGCAAGTAG
- a CDS encoding PilN domain-containing protein: MANAFRTALSVSTGRYWWVLIARDCANGGFAQILRVLRGRGAGHSYVDLSYSGTFEECRRFQVANGGSADGILLVDDATPVKMVQIGDEEFKRENFEYVNSIDGDFAVVALRRSFEELVEEVVKVEFKILAHLPVLFFEIEMLRQQDLSGAKLFKNTENGVTKAWYFDQGEFYWFSKAFGSSEGEDCVKIVDFVKERFFQKSVIVEEFSPSAEDMAKVVAEDAWLFRTDHLPVFSTMPDNGAVARIREAALFRRTFKACVGVLVTTLLVTLAFWGGVSWYVSKTQTQVAAIEKRIETRRELDRVWKKLEADKAGTEKFLSHRSRSSSFLSLITADLPTDTWITHWSVNGNVHSMQGYSATSEEVSEFLSTLEHEKRLINVRLRSTEKTTFKRKPVVKFDLSAEVIP, from the coding sequence GTGGCCAACGCTTTCCGCACAGCTTTGAGTGTATCAACGGGTCGGTACTGGTGGGTACTTATTGCTCGCGACTGCGCCAATGGTGGCTTCGCTCAGATTTTGCGTGTGCTTCGCGGTCGAGGGGCAGGTCATAGCTATGTGGATTTGTCCTACTCCGGCACTTTCGAGGAGTGCCGCCGCTTTCAGGTGGCCAATGGCGGTTCTGCCGATGGCATCCTTTTGGTTGACGATGCAACTCCGGTAAAGATGGTCCAAATCGGCGACGAAGAATTCAAGCGCGAAAACTTTGAATACGTCAATTCCATCGATGGGGATTTTGCTGTGGTCGCCCTTCGCCGATCCTTCGAGGAATTGGTTGAAGAGGTGGTAAAGGTGGAATTCAAGATTTTGGCCCACCTGCCTGTTTTGTTCTTTGAAATTGAAATGCTTCGCCAGCAGGATTTGTCTGGGGCTAAGCTGTTCAAGAATACGGAAAATGGGGTCACCAAGGCCTGGTACTTTGACCAGGGTGAATTTTACTGGTTCAGCAAGGCTTTTGGATCTTCTGAAGGCGAGGATTGCGTTAAAATTGTGGACTTTGTCAAGGAACGTTTCTTCCAGAAGTCTGTAATCGTCGAAGAATTTTCGCCCAGCGCCGAAGATATGGCCAAGGTGGTGGCTGAAGATGCATGGCTTTTCCGCACGGATCATTTGCCGGTGTTTTCTACGATGCCCGATAATGGGGCCGTTGCTCGAATTCGCGAAGCCGCACTTTTCCGTAGGACTTTCAAGGCTTGCGTTGGCGTACTGGTAACCACCTTGCTGGTGACCCTGGCTTTCTGGGGCGGTGTTTCCTGGTACGTTTCCAAGACTCAGACCCAGGTGGCTGCCATCGAAAAGAGAATCGAAACTCGCAGGGAGCTGGACCGCGTTTGGAAAAAGCTGGAAGCCGACAAGGCTGGTACAGAAAAGTTCCTCAGCCATCGCAGTCGCTCTTCCTCCTTCTTGTCGCTTATTACCGCGGATTTACCCACGGATACTTGGATAACCCATTGGTCCGTAAACGGAAACGTTCATTCCATGCAGGGGTACTCTGCCACGTCCGAAGAAGTTTCTGAATTCCTGTCTACTTTGGAACATGAAAAACGATTGATAAATGTTCGCTTGCGTTCTACGGAAAAAACCACATTCAAGCGTAAGCCTGTAGTGAAATTTGACTTGTCTGCGGAGGTGATTCCATGA
- a CDS encoding PD-(D/E)XK nuclease family transposase, whose protein sequence is MATFEEKIQRQIEIIRQHTFLDPTRDKVFKEIFSKDVTLIHFLNAVMHMPEERKIVSIERKKPASTLTSAIDKEEVRFDVHAKLNNNEFIDLEMQRASHEDFADRVELYADQLSIESKIHFDSQRTEAEKEDHPYLMPSTYCVWICNFPVDFCENYREELGLFRFSSVGNPAALPVYTKKRYILLDLSKVDAKVLNLNTAETEWLELFTRMASAKDAPKTKDPVIADVYRRMMVSAMEKNFITEVATGMVTEAEISTRIGTAHREGREEAYREMAKAFRDRGVAMDIIVDSTGLTPEEIKAL, encoded by the coding sequence ATGGCAACTTTTGAGGAAAAAATTCAAAGGCAAATCGAAATCATTAGGCAACACACGTTCCTGGACCCCACGCGGGATAAGGTTTTCAAGGAAATCTTTTCGAAGGACGTGACTCTAATCCATTTTCTGAACGCGGTCATGCATATGCCCGAGGAGCGGAAGATCGTGAGCATCGAACGCAAGAAGCCCGCATCGACACTGACCTCGGCAATTGACAAGGAGGAGGTCCGTTTCGACGTTCACGCCAAGCTGAACAACAATGAGTTTATTGACCTGGAGATGCAGCGGGCGTCTCACGAGGATTTCGCGGACCGTGTGGAACTTTACGCCGACCAGCTTTCCATTGAATCCAAGATTCATTTCGATAGCCAGCGCACCGAGGCCGAGAAGGAGGACCATCCTTATCTGATGCCCAGCACCTACTGCGTATGGATTTGCAACTTTCCTGTGGATTTTTGTGAAAACTACCGTGAGGAGCTGGGATTGTTCCGTTTTTCCAGTGTGGGGAATCCCGCCGCCTTGCCGGTCTATACGAAAAAGAGGTATATTTTGCTTGACTTGAGCAAGGTGGATGCGAAGGTATTGAACCTGAACACCGCCGAGACGGAATGGCTGGAACTTTTCACCAGGATGGCCTCGGCCAAGGACGCGCCCAAGACGAAGGACCCCGTCATCGCAGACGTATACCGCCGCATGATGGTGAGCGCCATGGAAAAGAACTTTATCACGGAGGTTGCAACAGGTATGGTCACAGAAGCTGAAATCAGCACCCGCATCGGGACCGCCCACCGCGAAGGCCGTGAAGAAGCCTATAGGGAAATGGCAAAGGCTTTCCGAGATAGGGGTGTTGCCATGGATATTATCGTTGATTCAACAGGCCTCACCCCCGAGGAAATCAAGGCTCTGTAA
- a CDS encoding gamma carbonic anhydrase family protein gives MSSIIEYKGKKPILGERVFLAEGARLIGDVQIGDDSSVFYNAVIRADLAEIRIGKRTNIQDNVSIHLSTDLGVHVGDEVTVGHNAILHACDIEDNVLIGMGAIVMDGARIRKNSVVAAGALVPQGKEYPEGSLIVGTPARVSRQLTEEEIRKFHEGIEHYVTIKEELRRDQY, from the coding sequence ATGTCTAGCATTATCGAATACAAGGGCAAGAAGCCCATCCTTGGTGAACGAGTGTTCCTTGCCGAAGGGGCCCGCCTCATTGGGGACGTCCAGATCGGGGATGACTCCTCCGTTTTCTACAATGCGGTCATCCGTGCTGACTTGGCCGAAATCCGTATTGGCAAGCGCACCAACATCCAGGACAATGTCTCTATCCATCTTTCTACAGACCTGGGAGTCCATGTAGGGGATGAAGTGACTGTGGGCCATAATGCAATCCTCCATGCCTGCGATATCGAAGACAATGTCTTAATCGGCATGGGTGCAATTGTCATGGATGGAGCCCGAATTCGCAAGAATTCCGTGGTTGCTGCCGGTGCCTTGGTGCCCCAGGGTAAGGAATATCCCGAGGGAAGCCTCATTGTGGGGACTCCTGCACGGGTTTCACGTCAACTTACCGAGGAAGAAATTCGTAAATTTCATGAAGGTATTGAACATTACGTAACGATCAAGGAAGAGCTTCGTAGGGACCAGTATTAG